Proteins encoded within one genomic window of Culicoidibacter larvae:
- a CDS encoding CopG family transcriptional regulator: MSRFTEKFNNSQPTDLSETTSFADEIIDAGKSNIDLVIPKKPKKKSTTYYLYEDLTIALENIAKSNKVSTSDLLNHILRQYLPNVDKNIR; the protein is encoded by the coding sequence ATGTCAAGATTTACAGAGAAATTTAATAACTCGCAGCCAACAGATCTATCTGAGACGACTTCATTTGCTGATGAAATTATTGATGCTGGAAAAAGTAATATTGATTTAGTGATACCAAAAAAACCTAAAAAGAAGTCCACTACATATTATTTATATGAGGATTTAACAATAGCGTTAGAAAATATTGCAAAGAGTAACAAAGTTTCTACCAGTGACTTACTCAATCATATTTTAAGACAATACTTACCAAATGTAGATAAAAACATAAGATAA
- a CDS encoding ParA family protein encodes MNKLKKVVSFANLKGGTGKTAVMYNLAGLMAERGSKILLIDLDAQGNTTANAGVDKSRLEATSANMFKNQTILGLLIIKEVRPNIDLVPSTVKITATEMQIAGETARERILSNYFDDNIDTLEEYDYVFIDTNPSMSVVNQNAYLASDCVFIVSNASSSGYEGAELFIDLWSDICKRMRIPSNINAFIVNGVEANTNVAKDFFAGINNEHSVVKDIVVKSYIPKNVAINEANEGQCLPINIYDKKAKSFEAYNNLLDELISREVL; translated from the coding sequence TTGAATAAGTTAAAGAAGGTAGTTTCATTTGCAAACTTAAAAGGCGGAACAGGAAAAACCGCAGTAATGTATAATCTAGCAGGATTAATGGCCGAAAGAGGCAGCAAAATATTACTAATTGATCTTGATGCCCAAGGCAATACTACTGCTAACGCTGGAGTGGATAAGAGTAGGTTAGAAGCAACATCTGCAAATATGTTTAAAAATCAAACAATTTTAGGGTTATTAATCATTAAAGAGGTTAGACCAAATATTGATCTTGTACCATCTACAGTCAAAATCACAGCTACGGAAATGCAAATTGCTGGTGAAACAGCAAGAGAACGTATTTTATCAAATTACTTTGATGATAATATTGACACATTGGAAGAGTATGACTACGTATTCATTGATACTAATCCATCAATGAGTGTTGTGAACCAAAATGCGTATCTTGCTTCTGACTGTGTGTTTATCGTATCTAATGCAAGCTCCAGTGGATATGAAGGAGCAGAGCTTTTTATTGACTTATGGAGTGATATTTGTAAGAGAATGAGAATTCCATCAAATATCAACGCATTTATTGTAAATGGAGTAGAAGCAAACACTAATGTTGCTAAAGATTTCTTTGCTGGCATAAATAATGAGCATTCAGTAGTTAAAGATATAGTGGTAAAGAGTTATATTCCTAAAAATGTTGCAATTAACGAAGCTAATGAAGGACAGTGTTTACCAATCAACATTTATGATAAAAAGGCAAAATCTTTTGAGGCATACAATAATTTATTAGATGAACTAATATCAAGGGAGGTATTATAA
- a CDS encoding helix-turn-helix domain-containing protein: MSNKLKLGTQVNEIRKGKNYSQIELASEELNKNTIVRIEKNVNSPSVDTLNIIVNNLGIDFCTLTKYNEYANFTDYYRIKDSIEDCFATLNWSKAKLQYELISKDMYDSLPLREQQYVDIIQIELVKHIERNYRKAELLAKKSLNKTLKAGADFFSHNEMELINIIFQFDQSSQHMELIERVLNWLEGLPDSLQDFPAYLLLLNGYSTYFYEIEDWNKSYTFASKGYDVAIRSNGLKFIPSFLFTKGLCLVKLGQDVGEGKKLLKDSLEFCKLIRMEDFYGAIIHELEKYNINLNQDL; encoded by the coding sequence TTGAGTAATAAGCTAAAATTAGGGACGCAAGTTAATGAAATCAGAAAAGGAAAAAATTATTCTCAAATCGAGCTTGCTTCTGAAGAATTAAATAAGAATACAATTGTTAGAATTGAAAAAAATGTTAACTCTCCATCTGTAGATACACTTAATATAATTGTAAATAATCTGGGTATAGATTTTTGCACTTTGACTAAGTATAATGAGTATGCTAATTTTACAGATTATTATAGGATTAAAGATTCAATTGAAGATTGTTTTGCAACATTAAACTGGAGTAAAGCAAAACTGCAGTATGAGTTAATATCTAAAGATATGTATGACTCACTTCCACTGAGAGAGCAGCAGTATGTAGATATTATTCAAATAGAACTAGTTAAACATATAGAACGAAACTATAGAAAAGCCGAATTACTTGCTAAAAAGTCTCTCAATAAAACTCTTAAAGCTGGGGCAGACTTCTTTTCTCATAATGAAATGGAGTTAATAAATATTATTTTTCAATTTGATCAATCAAGCCAACACATGGAACTGATTGAAAGAGTTCTAAATTGGCTAGAAGGACTTCCGGATAGTTTACAAGATTTTCCAGCATACCTGTTGCTACTAAATGGATATTCAACATATTTTTATGAAATTGAAGATTGGAACAAGTCATATACTTTTGCTTCCAAGGGTTATGATGTCGCAATTAGAAGTAATGGCTTAAAATTTATTCCTAGTTTTTTATTTACAAAGGGACTATGCTTGGTAAAATTAGGTCAAGATGTAGGTGAAGGTAAGAAGCTCTTAAAAGACTCATTAGAGTTTTGTAAATTGATAAGAATGGAAGATTTCTATGGTGCAATAATACATGAACTAGAAAAGTATAACATTAATTTAAATCAGGACTTATAA
- a CDS encoding NUMOD4 domain-containing protein, which produces MEEWKQIPGLDVFYEASNTGKIQRQYKTKDKLLQGYQRRGRLVVKVKRNGRMVETSWAKLIWNAFHGPVPKGGYVRRKDCRRGYELDNLVLLSNKQKSLYMSQIKNNDILLAQEQLHDIYMSVIKRC; this is translated from the coding sequence ATGGAAGAGTGGAAACAAATACCGGGATTAGATGTTTTCTATGAAGCAAGCAATACCGGTAAAATACAAAGACAATATAAAACTAAAGATAAGCTACTACAAGGATACCAAAGACGTGGTCGTCTTGTTGTAAAAGTGAAAAGAAACGGAAGAATGGTTGAGACGTCGTGGGCGAAACTCATTTGGAATGCATTCCATGGGCCGGTACCGAAAGGCGGATATGTTAGAAGAAAAGATTGCCGACGAGGGTATGAGTTAGATAATTTAGTGTTACTATCAAATAAGCAGAAGTCGTTGTATATGAGTCAAATCAAGAACAACGATATTTTATTAGCGCAAGAGCAGCTGCACGACATTTACATGTCAGTTATCAAACGGTGTTAG
- a CDS encoding MSCRAMM family protein, translating into MKQFIKFIFTFLFVMLIASSTMQPVFASSENNQTIENTTENINTEDSTNNEVITSKVEDTTTTNSTISNNQLYSRHVTYQMGDYDILVPYNGVMTHPKDIEGFVYNDGEYPQYPKGWLNAVTEKLNEQLLSNQNKALLRSSVRMYEQLGYIDGNGYRTFINRLESDSKVAFCAQRTNDPVSYSDNFSDPSHFNNIKMTQALYVAWADAYGIMGNNDTNYKYVVAQSSSWYGEGTADYWSSVYAHGYGDVSGKYRQVNDKVNALYNGSSSLNFTETNLSSHFDPITNTITTTSFKIKDDSASTDVVTNIKSGYYITKVSDNTPVTKLTKGNEYVIRTANLIADESISLKGTVTMPNPQADIVYPPMGFEDLQALFYYTGNDPKSASATLTADIAPAYIQIGGFKANEDFEVLPDTEYGLYDNQARELTRVMTDETGKFLTAPVSVLLFDGATYIREVNTADPTQYALDYEKYYLPDLTDPNTTIDLVDGVYYINDNQMLINEYVRAGEMSIYKDDFETGAPLADAEFKVTRLTGEACVEETDSSDNNTESNTTDTNSTENTTGVIDCQVSFTVKTGADGYYNFTEEQLDQLLYGDYVAEEIVAPNGYIPSIEKAYFTVDSESKVIRLVFHNQKIKALVETGQPFDMMIIIGVGIGGAGMLLFAFRKKKLSKKLTNTAAAIALTLALAGGTVLANQVGVFAATEDDIEYIEPLLPDATAPTDPIEGITKVPEVDTIVITPDTPVSEVGTIDSNTSSATTAGAGQSDVSGTEATSGSLPFAGEHIVEYALIGAGMLAFVGLLIVFNVVHKKSKKKEESQQ; encoded by the coding sequence ATGAAACAGTTCATCAAATTTATTTTTACATTCTTATTTGTGATGCTTATCGCATCAAGTACAATGCAGCCAGTATTCGCATCAAGTGAAAATAACCAAACGATTGAAAATACAACTGAAAACATCAATACTGAGGATAGTACAAATAATGAAGTGATTACTTCCAAAGTAGAAGATACTACCACTACTAATAGTACAATCTCAAATAATCAATTATATAGTCGGCATGTTACTTATCAAATGGGAGACTATGATATTTTAGTGCCCTATAATGGCGTCATGACACACCCAAAAGATATCGAAGGATTTGTTTACAATGATGGCGAGTATCCACAATATCCAAAAGGATGGCTCAATGCCGTTACTGAAAAATTAAACGAACAATTACTAAGTAATCAAAATAAAGCCTTACTACGTTCATCAGTTAGAATGTATGAGCAACTAGGTTATATAGATGGAAATGGATATCGTACATTTATTAATCGGTTAGAATCAGATTCAAAAGTGGCTTTTTGTGCACAGCGGACAAATGATCCAGTTTCATACTCTGATAATTTTTCTGACCCAAGTCACTTTAATAATATTAAAATGACTCAAGCGCTTTATGTAGCATGGGCAGATGCGTACGGAATTATGGGTAATAATGATACTAATTATAAATATGTTGTTGCACAATCAAGTTCATGGTACGGCGAAGGAACAGCTGATTATTGGTCAAGTGTTTATGCGCATGGGTATGGAGATGTGTCTGGTAAATATCGACAAGTAAATGATAAGGTAAATGCTTTATACAACGGTAGCAGCAGTCTAAATTTTACAGAAACGAATTTATCTTCTCATTTCGATCCAATAACAAATACTATCACTACAACAAGTTTTAAAATTAAGGATGACTCTGCAAGTACAGATGTTGTAACTAATATTAAAAGTGGTTATTACATCACGAAGGTATCTGATAATACACCAGTAACAAAACTTACAAAAGGGAATGAATATGTTATTCGTACTGCTAATTTAATTGCTGATGAGTCAATCTCACTTAAAGGTACAGTAACTATGCCAAACCCACAAGCTGATATTGTTTATCCACCAATGGGGTTTGAAGATTTGCAAGCATTATTTTACTACACAGGTAACGATCCAAAATCAGCTTCAGCAACACTAACAGCTGACATCGCACCGGCATACATTCAAATTGGTGGATTTAAAGCCAATGAAGATTTTGAAGTGTTACCGGATACAGAATATGGGCTATATGATAATCAAGCTCGTGAATTAACTCGAGTGATGACGGATGAAACCGGAAAATTTTTAACAGCTCCAGTAAGTGTTCTGCTGTTTGATGGCGCAACCTATATTCGTGAAGTGAATACTGCGGATCCAACGCAATATGCACTTGATTATGAGAAGTATTATTTACCGGACTTAACTGATCCAAACACGACAATTGATTTAGTTGATGGTGTCTATTATATTAATGATAATCAAATGCTGATCAATGAGTATGTACGTGCAGGAGAAATGTCGATCTATAAAGACGACTTTGAAACTGGGGCACCACTTGCAGATGCAGAGTTCAAAGTAACTCGTCTAACTGGTGAAGCCTGTGTTGAAGAAACTGATTCAAGTGATAATAATACTGAGTCAAATACAACTGATACAAACTCAACTGAAAATACAACAGGTGTTATTGACTGCCAAGTTTCATTTACAGTCAAAACAGGAGCTGATGGATATTACAACTTTACTGAGGAACAATTAGATCAATTATTATATGGTGATTATGTCGCCGAAGAAATTGTTGCTCCAAATGGATACATCCCGAGTATAGAGAAAGCCTATTTCACCGTTGATAGTGAAAGTAAAGTTATCCGCTTGGTCTTCCATAATCAAAAAATCAAAGCACTTGTTGAAACCGGCCAGCCATTTGATATGATGATCATCATTGGTGTTGGAATTGGTGGAGCAGGGATGTTGTTATTTGCTTTCCGTAAAAAGAAACTCTCTAAAAAGCTGACTAATACTGCCGCTGCTATCGCATTAACATTAGCTTTAGCTGGTGGAACCGTACTTGCTAATCAAGTAGGCGTATTTGCCGCAACTGAAGATGATATCGAATATATTGAACCATTGTTACCTGATGCAACCGCTCCGACCGACCCAATTGAAGGTATCACAAAGGTGCCTGAGGTTGATACTATTGTTATTACACCGGATACACCAGTCTCTGAAGTAGGCACAATTGATTCAAATACCAGTAGTGCAACAACTGCCGGAGCTGGTCAATCAGATGTATCGGGAACAGAGGCAACTAGCGGATCACTTCCATTTGCCGGTGAGCATATTGTTGAATATGCATTAATCGGTGCAGGCATGCTTGCATTTGTAGGATTACTTATTGTTTTTAATGTCGTACACAAAAAATCGAAGAAAAAAGAAGAATCACAACAATAG